One stretch of Desulfovibrio sp. TomC DNA includes these proteins:
- a CDS encoding MBL fold metallo-hydrolase, which produces MPARIVYIHHDCFILEAGGASLLFDYPAPSYLPEAAARAAASHLAGSDLTVFVSHSHDDHFGPNIVAATAGAASRRFVVSDDVADLYGDVLPADTLVMEPDMVREVGDIVVEALESNDLGLAYRIDVTGLAVYFGGDLALWDWPGNSPAANRAVGMSWRRTLTRLAARPLDVAFTNMDPRLAGSLSGAPELVERLSPRVFVPMHLGGHVAYIDQYADRLSRPGTTLFRYARPGDVLEIEAAAPA; this is translated from the coding sequence ATGCCGGCCCGCATCGTCTACATCCACCACGACTGCTTTATCCTGGAAGCGGGCGGCGCAAGCCTGCTCTTTGACTACCCCGCACCCAGTTATCTGCCCGAAGCGGCGGCCCGGGCCGCCGCTTCGCACCTAGCCGGCTCCGATCTGACCGTCTTTGTCTCCCACAGCCACGACGACCATTTTGGTCCGAATATCGTGGCGGCCACGGCCGGGGCGGCCTCGCGCCGGTTTGTCGTGTCCGACGACGTGGCCGATCTGTATGGCGACGTCCTGCCGGCGGATACCTTGGTTATGGAACCGGACATGGTTCGGGAGGTCGGGGATATTGTCGTGGAAGCCCTTGAGAGCAACGACCTGGGGCTGGCCTACCGCATCGACGTGACAGGGCTGGCCGTCTATTTCGGCGGGGATCTGGCCTTGTGGGACTGGCCGGGCAACTCGCCGGCCGCCAATCGGGCGGTGGGGATGTCCTGGCGACGCACCCTGACCCGTCTGGCTGCGCGGCCGCTTGATGTAGCTTTCACCAACATGGACCCGAGGCTGGCGGGAAGCCTGTCCGGCGCGCCGGAACTGGTCGAGCGCCTCAGTCCGCGGGTCTTCGTGCCTATGCACCTGGGTGGGCATGTCGCGTATATCGATCAATACGCCGACCGGCTCAGCCGGCCCGGGACGACCCTTTTCCGCTATGCCCGGCCGGGCGATGTGCTCGAGATCGAAGCCGCAGCGCCGGCCTGA